A section of the Papio anubis isolate 15944 chromosome 4, Panubis1.0, whole genome shotgun sequence genome encodes:
- the LOC101004180 gene encoding olfactory receptor 6V1: MANLSQPSEFVLSGFSSFGELQALLYGPFLMLYLLAFMGNTIIIVMVIADTHLHTPMYFFLANFSLLEILVTMTAVPRMLSDLLVPYKVITFTGCMVQFYFYFSLGSTSFLILTDMALDRFVAICHPLRYGTLMSRAVCVQLAGAAWSAPFLAMVPTVLSRAHLDYCHGNVINHFFCDSAPLLQLSCSDTHLLEFWDFLMALAFVLSSFLVTLISYGYIVTTVLRIPSASSRRKTFSTCGSHLTLVFIGYSSTIFLYVRPGKAHSVQVRKVVALVTSVFTPFLNPFILTFRNETVKTVLQGQMQRLKGLCKAQ, encoded by the coding sequence ATGGCAAATTTGAGCCAGCCCTCCGAATTTGTCCTCTCGGGCTTCTCCTCCTTCGGTGAGCTGCAGGCTCTTCTGTATGGCCCCTTCCTCATGCTTTATCTTCTCGCCTTCATGGGAAACACCATCATTATAGTTATGGTCATAGCTGACACCCACCTACATACACCCATGTACTTCTTCCTGGCCAATTTTTCCCTGCTGGAGATCTTGGTAACCATGACTGCAGTGCCCAGGATGCTCTCAGACCTGCTGGTCCCCTACAAAGTCATTACCTTCACTGGCTGCATGGTCCAGTTCTACTTCTACTTTTCCCTGGGTTCCACCTCCTTCCTCATCCTGACAGACATGGCCCTTGACCGCTTTGTGGCCATCTGCCACCCACTGCGCTATGGCACTCTGATGAGCCGGGCTGTGTGTGTCCAGCTGGCTGGGGCTGCCTGGTCAGCTCCTTTCCTAGCCATGGTACCTACTGTCCTCTCCCGAGCTCATCTTGATTACTGCCATGGCAACGTCATTAACCACTTCTTCTGTGACAGTGCACCTCTCCTGCAGTTGTCCTGCTCTGACACTCACCTATTGGAATTCTGGGACTTTCTAATGGCCTTGGCCTTTGTCCTCAGCTCCTTCCTGGTGACCCTCATCTCCTATGGCTACATAGTGACCACCGTGCTGCGGATCCCCTCTGCCAGCAGCCGCCGGAAGACTTTCTCCACCTGCGGGTCTCACCTCACACTGGTCTTCATTGGCTACAGTAGTACTATCTTTCTGTATGTCAGGCCTGGCAAAGCTCACTCTGTGCAAGTCAGGAAGGTCGTGGCCTTGGTGACTTCAGTTTTCACCCCCTTCCTCAATCCCTTTATCCTTACCTTCCGCAATGAGACAGTTAAAACAGTGCTACAGGGGCAGATGCAGAGGCTGAAAGGTCTTTGCAAGGCACAATGA